The following is a genomic window from Thermocladium sp. ECH_B.
ATAAGGGAGGTGCTGCCGATATATAGGGAGCGGCTAAACAGCGTCTATGAAGCCCTGAGAAGCTTCTTGCCTGATGCCTCCGTAATGAAGCCGAAGGCCGGCCTCTTCATTTTCCCCAACCTAGATGCTTACCTAAAGAGGCTTGGCCTCAACGACGAGTCCTTCGCCCAGAGATTACTTAAGGAGAAGCATGTTGGCGTTGTTCCAGGCTCCGCCTTCGGCGATGCTGGGAAGAATCATGTGAGGATAAACTTCGCCAAGGAGACCCCGGAGAGACTAGTGAATGGAGTTAAATTAATGGCTGAGCTCCTCACTCATACCTAAGCGTTTGAGCCGGCGGTATTCTAGCCGCCCTATATGCCGGGAGGAATGCCGCCAATATATTTATCGCAACCGGCAGAAGCACTATTATCGTTATCACTAAAGGCGATAATACCGGCGTTATACTGAATGCTCCACCCGGTATCGATAATGAAACCACCCTCATTAATCCCAGCAGGACCAGTAATCCTCCTGCCGCACCCATTAAGCTAAGCATGGTTATCTCCACCATCAGCATGAGGAATATCTCCTTATTTCCGAAACCCAGCGCCTTCATTACGCCGAACTCCCTAGTCCTCTGCATCACGCTAATCGTCATTGAGTCGAATATCCATAAACCCGTTATGAGGAAGCCTATGCTGGCCACGGCTCCCAAGAATAGCTCTAATTCGCCCGTGAATTGATTAAACGATGATGTTATCGATGATGGATTAATTATCGTTGCGGTGGGGTAAACTGCCTGAAGCTCATCCACCACTGCTTGAACATACTTAGGCGACAATGCGTACACTATGAACGCATTATATGTCTGCGCTGGATCAAAGTATTGGAAGAACGAGTTTTGATCCATGAATATGGATGTATCGGGATTAATGGCCCCTATGCTTGCGGACGGCACCAATATGCCCGTCACTATTACTGGAATAGTCTTTCCCCCGGCGCTAATGGTTAATAATTGCCCTGGACTCACCACTTGCGCCCCATTTTCAATCGCTATACCATTGCCTATTATGGCCGATCCAGCCACTAGGGTTGGCGCTCCATACTCTATTGCGCTGCTCAGCGATGTGGCCCCTATCAAGGCCGGTATGGTGTACTGCGTCGTCCCCACGATGGTTACTCGCACCCTTTGGCCCCCAATGTTCACAGCACCCGTCGTTGCAGCCAATGGAATTACATTGGCCACATAAGGCAAGTGCTCCACGGTGCTTAGGTCAGCCATGGTGAGCGTGGTGCCGGTTAAGTAANCCTCGGTTGCCCCAAATAATCTGGCAAAGCTTGTCTCGAATGTATGTTGAAAACCGAACCCTATGCCGAGGGCGGCGCCCAGTGCGCCAACCGCTATCACGATGCCTATTATGGCACCTATGCTTCTCCCCTTACTTGCCTTAAGCGATAACCATGCTAGGCTAATATAGTCCCCGCCCCTCACTTTCTCTTCACCGCCCTGCGGTTAACCATTATGAGGAGAACCATCACGGCTATTATTAATATGGCGATCCCAATTGCCGCTGCACCAAAACCGCCTCCTGCACCAAAACCGCCTCCAAAACCGAATCCGCGTGACTTGGTTGGGCTGCTGCCAATGATCGCGGTGTAATTAGTTACGTAAACCGTAATATACTTACTCACTTCATGTTGCTTCCCATAGCCATCCATGTACGTTATGGTTAGGTTAATGAAATATCGCCCGGGCTTATTGGCTTGGAACGTGAATGCGCCAGCGGTTGGCGTCTGGGGCGATAATTCGCCGTAGAACGTGGATTGCTGGCTTATTGGGGTCATGTCGGAGGAGACCGATGCATTGACGTTATATATCGCATTGAATCCCGTGTTTATAAATGTCAATGACAAGGTCAACGGCGATCCTGCGCCGGGAGGATTCGGCGATATTATAATGCTTGAAATCACTACTTGGGATGGGGAAACAACGCTGAACGCTAGGTTGCCCTGTATGGATCCAGGTCCAGCGCTCGTTTCATATGTTAGCGAGTAACTAATGCTTGCCGACTGGCTTGNGACCGGCACAAGCACCGGTATGCTGACATTAATCACTTGATTTGGCCCTATTGAGCCGACCTCATATGTGGTGGGCCCCATTATCGTTAATCCAACGTATTGATTAATTGAGAGGGCGACGTTCCTAATATGGAGATTGCTTGGATTATATATATTGATCACTATATGATTATCCCCATCGCCCAATGTTCCATTATTGGTCCAAATCACTAGTTGCGGGGGCTGCTTGACTAGGGGAGCCATGGATAATGATCCGGAGACAACGCTGCTGCCCACCACGTAACTATACTGGACGCTGAATTGAGTGGCGGCGCTGGGGATCAGGGATAAATTGATATATCGTACTTGCCCCGGCATCATTTTATTAATTGTGAGTATTGGCGGGTAGGTTGAATTAATAAGCGGCGTTGAGCTAATTACGGTTACTGTTACATTGTTTAGGATAAGAGATGAATTATCCGTTACGCTTAGCTTGAACGACGTTGGATTACCTGCATACACGGTGCTGGGGCTCAGGGATACGGAGAGCGCCGTGGGTTCCTGTATCACGGTAAATATAGTATTGCCGGTCCCCGTGACTTGCTGCCCAGCAGCATNTACGCCGCTATAGCTAATGCTTAACTCGGCGTCTTGAGAAAGGGGCATCAGCGATAGGTGGATTACNCTCTCATTTAGTTTCCCGATATTAATGATTAGGGGTAATGATGATCCGTTCACATACATGTTAAGCGGGTTAATCGTTAGTTGGAAGTCATTAAGGGGATGCCCAACAGCGGTCACTAGGAGAGTAACCGCGTTGCTTCTGCCTTGAATTATTTCAGTGCTATTGATGCTGAGGTTCACCAATGACTGTAGGCTCGGCGGGAGCGGGGTCACCGTTAGGTATTGCTGGTAAGATGTCGAGTAGGGTTGATTAAAGGCATTTATGCCGCTGGCGATTATTGTTATGGATGCTTGGCCGGTCGTTGGCTTCACCCATAGCAAGAACGATGCGGCTTTACCCGGCTCCAGTTCCTTATAGTATATGGAATCACTGAATGAGCCGTTAATGAAGGCGCCACTGGCTTGAGTCGTCACGAGCAGGTCATATATTGGCCCGCTTCCATTATTCTTGAGGGTAACTCGAATCGGCGTATTGGCTAGGAGCGGTAATTGGGTTGAGTTAATTGATGCGGAGAGCAGCGGTGATCCAATCGCGTACTCGGTTATGCTTATCGAGGCGGAGCCAGAGCCCTCTGCTTCATAATATGATTGAGATGATGCATTGTATTTATATAATCCGCTCCAGGAAATGAGAATTGAACCGCCGCAATTCATCGGTATGCTTGTGTTGACCTCGAAATCCAAGTCAATTGTTTGGCCCGGCGATATCCATCCTATATTTATTGGGTTTTGGGACACCACGGCCGCGCCGCCACATGCATTGAACGTTATGGCTACTCCGCCTAAATAGTAGGGGCCGGCATATGTTATTGGCACTTGAAACGTAACTACTCCGTTATTGCCGCTTGGCACCGTTATGGGTTCCACTTGCGAGACGCTGAAGATGAGGGATTGCTGGTTTTGTTGATTGATTACCACTGTGGCAACGTATGATGCGTGGATCACGACTGGAGTGAGGAGCATTGCCGCAATTAATGCGAGTAAGTACTTATTCATGTGACTTCGATGCGTGGACCATTTTATATACTTTTCGATATCGATATCAGTAAAAAATAACACAGATAAGTATTAAAACCGTTATCGAAGACGAGCCGCGTGTCCAATCCATTCATAGAGGCCAGGGACCTATGGAAGGTATATAATGCTAATGGAGTGGGGAGCATAGCATTAAGGGGAGCATCCATAAGCATAGAGAAGGGGGAGTTCCGCTGCATAATAGGGCCCAGCGGCAGCGGCAAAACGACACTGCTCAGCCTAATCGGTGGCCTAGAGAGACCCACGAGAGGGTACCTACGCGTTGGCAATTATATGCTGCACAACATGAAGGACCCCGAGCTAACGCGATACAGGAACTCCATGCTTGGATTCGTGTTTCAAATGTATTACTTAATCCCAAGAATGAGTATAATAGAGAACGTGGAACTACCCCTGGTTGCCAGGGGTGTTCCCAAGGCGGAGCGAAGAATTAAGGCAATGAAGGCGTTGGAAGCGGTTGGTCTAGGCGGCAAACTTAGGTTAAGGATAAATCAATTAAGCGGTGGCGAGCAGCAGAGGATCGCGATAGCTAGAGCCATAGTTCATGAGCCTGAACTGCTTCTAGCCGATGAACCCACCGGCAATTTAGATACAGAGAACACAATTAATGTCATGAATATACTTGCCGAGCTGAATAGGCGTGGAATGACGATCATAATGGTGACTCACAACATGGAGCTAACAAAATACTGCACAGCGACATCGCGGATACGGGACGGTAAAGTAGTCGAAACAATCACGGCAGCTAATTCTCCACGGTCCTAAGAACGATTTTTACAGAACAGACGAAAAGCCTCGCCCCTTTAGGGCGGGGAGGAGGTCAGAGTTTCTGAGATTAATGCGATGATGCTTCACTTAGTTGGGAAGCGGTTGATGGTTTTTATTATTGGGTTTACTCAGTATACTTGAGTATAATTAGGTTAATTGATTTATATCGATTACTTGAGTTTAATGAGTGAAAATATTTAAATATAGTACACCAGATCTAAGCATATGCAAGAGGTCTCTCCTTTCCATCCATTCAGGGACTGCGTCGTGCCCGGACGTAAGGTTCTTGTCAGGATAGACATAAACGTTCCCATTAATTTAAAGGAAGGAGNCATACTGGATGATTACAGGATAGAGGCCCACTCAGCCACAATAAGCAAGCTGGCCAAGTCAGGATCAGCCGTAGTGGTGCTGGCGCATCAGGGCAGGCCTGGAGACGATGAATTCACATCACTTGGACTGCATTGGAGGTACTTGGAGAAGTACAGCGGCATGCATATTAATTTCATAGAGGACGTAATGGGTCCCGCAGCGCAAAGCGCAATAAGGAATCTAGAACCCGGCGAGGTGCTTCTATTGGATAATGTTAGAATGGTTAGCGAGGAAGTAATAGAGAGATCACCACAGCAACAAGCAAATACGTTCCTCGTCAGGAGATTATCGCCTCTCTTTGATGGCTTCATAATGGACGCATTCGCGACTGCCCATAGGTCGCAGCCCAGCATAGTTGGATTTCCCCTCGCTCTTCCCAGCTGTGCAGGCATGGTTTTCGAGAGCGAGTTAAACGCCATGAATACATTCTCATCATCGCGCAGCGGGTCAGTCGTATTGGCTGGAGGCGCAAAGGTACCGGATACAATTAAGGCAATCAGCAAATTATTAAGCAATGGCACCGTAGGCAAGGTCCTTGTCGGTGGATTAGTCGGCGTCATATTCGTGGCGGCAAGGCATGGAGCCAGCGGCTGGGTGAAGAAGTATATAGAGGAGAGTGGATTCAGTGGATTAGTTAACGATGCTCGCCTACTGCTGGATAAATACGGTTCATCCATATCGATTCCCATTGATGCGGGTATAGATATGAATGGGGATAGGATGGATGTCGACATAAAGTCGGTGAGCGGACCCATAATGGACATAGGGCCCGCCACGATCGATGCTTACTCCACCGAGATAAGGGGAGCAGAGGTAAGCGTGTTAACGGGCCCCATGGGCGTAACAGAGAAGCAATTATTCGCCAAGGGGACGGAGGCCATCCTTAGATCAATGGTGAACGGCACGAAGTTCACGATAATTGGGGGCGGGCACACAATAATGTCGGCCCGTAAATTGGGTTACATAGATAAGATAAGCCACGTATCGACTGGGGGCCGCGCATTCCTCCAGTTCCTAGTGGGGGAGGAATTGCCCGCGCTCCAGGCATTAATTGAATCAAAGAGGAGATTCCCATGATGAAGATAGGAGTAATTGGGTACGGAACAATTGGTAAACGCGTCGCCGCCGCATTATTGAAAATGAGCGATATGGAATTAGTTGGGGTAGCCAAGACAACGCCCGACTATGAGGCATTACTGGCGGCTCGGCGCGGACTCGCCGTTTACAGTGTTCCCGGNAAGGAGGCGGTGTTCAGGGACGCCGGCATACCGATTAAGGGAAGCATGATTGATTTAGTTAGGGAATCCAATATAATCATTGATGCCACGCCCGATGGCGTGGGGGAGGAGAACAAGGCGAAGTATTATATGGATAAGAGGGCGATATNTCAGGGCGGCGAGGAGGCAAGCGTGGCTGAGGNCAGTTTCAATGCGTTGGCCAATTACGAGAATGCCATTGGTAAGAAATACATTAGGGTAGTTAGTTGCAATACCACTGCCTTATCCAGGCTATTAGCGGCATTATCCTTAACTGGGCACAATATACGTAAGGTACGGGCATTCCTAGTGAGGAGGGGGGCTGATCCCAGGGAACTTAAGAAGGGTNCAATAAATGACGTAGTGCCTAACCCGGTTACTATACCGAGCCATCATGGTCCGGACGTGAAGACAGTTATACCAGTTAATATAACCACGGTCGCGGTCGCCGTTCCCGTGACCATAATGCATCTCCACATGGTTAACGTGGAGNTCGATGAGCCTCCCCGCAAGGATGACGTGATTAACTCATTGATGAGCACCCCCAGGATATCCGTCCTCTACGCCAAGATGGGGTTCCAGAGCCTGGCCCAAGTAATCGAGTACGCGAGGGACTTGGGCAGGGAGCGGGGGGACTTCATGGAGAACGCCGTGTTCGGGGACTCCATATCAATAGAGGGGAATGAGGTTTACCTAATGCAGGGCGTCCACCAGGAATCAATAGTTGTTCCGGAGAACATAGATGCGGTGAGGGCAATGATGGGCGTGTCCAAGTGGGAATCGATAATGGCCACCGATAAAGCCCTTGGATTATACTCAAGCGATAAGAAATACGGCTAACCCCCTCTCCACCTAACTTGGCTAAGTTCATACATAAAGAAAAAAATTAAAACCCACCTTGTCCCTGAATCCAGAGGCGGAGGTAGCTCAGCCTGGTGGAGCGATCGGCTCATAACCGATGCGCGTAATGCGCGCGGGAAAAGCCCCGGGTTCAAATCCCGGCCTCCGCATCACTATCCATATTATTTTATTATCATTAGATGCGCCTCAAGCAGATGAGCGTCACTCCTTTAAAAGCCGCTTCCCTGCATCTCTGTTAGTGATGATGGGTATCAAACCTGATAATGATGATCTCACGACGATCTGATTAATATTGATAGGAATATACAAATCTCGCCCCTCAAGGCGGGAAGGAGGTCAGCAATTACGTATCATCCATGTCTGCCGTTATTCGTATTTTTTCCTGTTGATCTGTTGCTTGCTCGTATATTATATATACCCTGAAGCCATTTATGTCGCTCGGCTCCCCTATCACTATGTTTCCATTCTGTTTATAGATGCAAATGGCTTTAATGGTGTTCCTCGGCTGCACGGCAGTATTGGTGCCGATTAATTTTATGTTTAGGTTTCCCCGCTTAATGATTATTTTGTCTTCCTTGTTCATGAATAACATGTTTATGCCCAGCGTTATTGGGTTAATCGTTGATACGCTGAATAGATGCATCTTAGCCTTAGCTAATGATATATATGGCTCGATCAAATCATTATCAAGAGTTAAATCGGCAACTATTGAGATGGCTCCATTAGCGTTATACACTCCATCTATTAATTTATTGAATTTCTCCAGCGAGTAATTAGTTAAGGTATCCAATGCGCACGTGCACTTAGTGTATTCAAGTAATTCCCTAGGAACGCTTGGGGTATGGAGAACCACGGTGGATCCCCTGATTACCCTATACATCTTGAAGGTCATGTTGGAGAACGTGCCTATGCCTACATCAATGATATAGACGCCCCGCTTTATTGGTGCCTCGGGCAATACATCAATCAGGTTCTTGAATATTAACCTATACTTATGGTGCCTCCCCTCATCTAGATCCAGCACGGCCTCAACNAGGGACTTGGCCCTAAGCTCCATTATCGCATTCCTCACGGATCGCTGGCTTAGACCCGTGTTCCCCACTATGTCCTTGAATGTGACGTATTGCTTCCCATTTATTAAGTGCTCATACTCTAAGTAACTCAATACTATTCTGCCGGATGGGGAGAGCTCCACTTGCTTCACCCCTCATTTCGGTTTATAACCATTTGTGGAATTAATGCGTGGAGGGTATAAACATTTCTATTTAATTCGCGCAGAGCTGTTGGCTACTATATGGTTAGGTATGATGAGAGATAGGGCAGGTATATGTTGTTTAACTTCTCCTTAACCACAACGCCGATCTTTGGCTGTATATCCACTTCATAAATCGTCGGTTGAACTCCTTGCCACCTCATTTTCCTAATGAATAGGTACCTCTTTATGGATCCATCATTTGCCTTAGTTATTCCAAGAACCAGTACCCCAGCCGCCAGGAATTCCTCCACTCCATACCTGGATATGCTTGGGGAGCCCGTGGGGACCTCCGTGGTTATTATAGTGGTTGCCCCAACATCCCTCTCTATGCCCATGACTAAAGTCCTTATGTACTCCCTAAGCACTTGAACATCCTTCTCTAGGGTGACGAGAGGCGCTATGGGATCTATCACTATTCGCTGAGCCTCAACGGAGTTAGCGTAGTCAGTTATCGCTTGAACCATTGACTTAGCGACGGTAACGGGNTCCTTTTGCCGAATAGTCTCGATTAAATCCATTTCGGGCACTAATATTTGGAAGTATCCCTGCTGCATTAATGGCTCCAAGTCCCAGCCAAACCTCTTCGTGCCATTTATGAATTGTTCATAGGTTTCATCGACTGATACATATATGGCTGGCTCTCCATACTTCATTATGCCGTTAATAATGAATGATAACGCGGTAAGCGTCTTGCCTACCCCGGTCTCCCCCGTCACCAAGTATGTTCTTCCACGTATGAAGCCGCCGTTTAGCGCCTCATCAAGGCCCGGAATGCCTGTTGGCGTTAAATCGTAATAGAGATTACCGCCTTGCTGTGGTCCATACGACATTAACTCTCATGAAGTCAACTCTAGATGCATTTAAGAACCTATCGCCCTAGTTGCTTTATTTCGGTCCTTAAAGGTTGATAAGAAGAACGGCAGGTCTCGCCCCTTTAGGGCCGGGGAGGAGGTCAGTAAAACACCCATTGTTGGGGGTAGATGGGTTATTAACCTAAAATTATTTAAAGTGGATATTAGTTGGATTTCAGGATTTACAAATGTCAGTTCATGTAATAGAAAAGAAAATGGAAGATGTAATGGAGATAATGCGCCACCCCGATCAAGTTAGGAACGTGGGAACATTAGCGCATGTAGATCACGGCAAGACCACTACCTCCGACTCATTGCTAATGGGCGCCGGTCTCCTGAGCCCAAAGGTGGCCGGCAAGGCCCTTGCCCTTGACTATGTGGAAATAGAGCAACTGCGTCAACTTACCATTAAGTCGGCGAACATAAGTCTCTACTTCGAGTACGGCGGCAAGCCTTACTTAATCAATTTCATAGACACGCCGGGCCACGTGGATTTCACGGGCCACGTGACGAGGTCGCTTAGGGTCATGGNTGGTGCCCTGGTAGTGGTTGNCTCCGTCGAGGGAGTCATGACTCAGACGGAGACCGTGGTGAGGCAGGCAATGGAGGAATTAGTGAGACCAGTGCTTTTCATTAATAAGATCGATAGGTTAATCAAGGAATTAAGGCTCTCGCCTAATGAAATAATGCAGAGAATAGTGTCGATAGTTAAGGACTTTAATGGATTGATAGACATGTATGCTCCCCCTGAGTTTAAGGATAAGTGGAAGATAAGCGTTGATAAGGGCCAAGTCGCCCTCGGCTCTGCGCTCGCTAAGTGGGGAATAACTATACCCATGGCTGCTAAGGCTGGAATAAAGTTCAGCAACATAATAGATGCATATGAGAAGGACACGGTCAGCGAATTATCGCAGGAATTCCCACTGCATGTTACTTTNCTCACAATGCTCATAGAGCACACGCCGCCGCCCAACGTTGCGCAGAGGTATAGGATACCCAAGATATGGAAGGGCGACTTGAACTCCGAGCTAGGTAAGGCTCTGCTGGAGGCGGATCCAAATGGGCCCACCGTTATAGCTGTCAGCAAGGTCAATAAGGATCCACATGCTGGTCTAATAGCCACTGGAAGAGTATTTAGCGGCACTATTCATGAGGGGGATGAGTTATTTGTTCTGGGNACTAAGGTTCAGAAGAGGATACTTCAGACCTACCTATACATGGGTCCAAACAGGGTAATAGTGCCATCCGTCACAGCCGGCAACATAGTTGCATTACTGGGCGTAGATGAGGCCAGGGCCGGCGATACAATAGTTGCTCCCCAAATAAAGGATATTCCACCATTCGAGAAGCTCAGATACATAAGCGAGCCCGTCG
Proteins encoded in this region:
- a CDS encoding glyceraldehyde-3-phosphate dehydrogenase (catalyzes the formation of 3-phospho-D-glycerol phosphate from D-glyceraldehyde 3-phosphate in glycolysis); protein product: MMKIGVIGYGTIGKRVAAALLKMSDMELVGVAKTTPDYEALLAARRGLAVYSVPGKEAVFRDAGIPIKGSMIDLVRESNIIIDATPDGVGEENKAKYYMDKRAIXQGGEEASVAEXSFNALANYENAIGKKYIRVVSCNTTALSRLLAALSLTGHNIRKVRAFLVRRGADPRELKKGXINDVVPNPVTIPSHHGPDVKTVIPVNITTVAVAVPVTIMHLHMVNVEXDEPPRKDDVINSLMSTPRISVLYAKMGFQSLAQVIEYARDLGRERGDFMENAVFGDSISIEGNEVYLMQGVHQESIVVPENIDAVRAMMGVSKWESIMATDKALGLYSSDKKYG
- a CDS encoding recombinase RecA is translated as MSYGPQQGGNLYYDLTPTGIPGLDEALNGGFIRGRTYLVTGETGVGKTLTALSFIINGIMKYGEPAIYVSVDETYEQFINGTKRFGWDLEPLMQQGYFQILVPEMDLIETIRQKXPVTVAKSMVQAITDYANSVEAQRIVIDPIAPLVTLEKDVQVLREYIRTLVMGIERDVGATTIITTEVPTGSPSISRYGVEEFLAAGVLVLGITKANDGSIKRYLFIRKMRWQGVQPTIYEVDIQPKIGVVVKEKLNNIYLPYLSSYLTI
- a CDS encoding ABC transporter ATP-binding protein gives rise to the protein MEARDLWKVYNANGVGSIALRGASISIEKGEFRCIIGPSGSGKTTLLSLIGGLERPTRGYLRVGNYMLHNMKDPELTRYRNSMLGFVFQMYYLIPRMSIIENVELPLVARGVPKAERRIKAMKALEAVGLGGKLRLRINQLSGGEQQRIAIARAIVHEPELLLADEPTGNLDTENTINVMNILAELNRRGMTIIMVTHNMELTKYCTATSRIRDGKVVETITAANSPRS
- the fusA gene encoding elongation factor EF-2 (EF-2; EF-G; promotes GTP-dependent translocation of the ribosome during translation), coding for MSVHVIEKKMEDVMEIMRHPDQVRNVGTLAHVDHGKTTTSDSLLMGAGLLSPKVAGKALALDYVEIEQLRQLTIKSANISLYFEYGGKPYLINFIDTPGHVDFTGHVTRSLRVMXGALVVVXSVEGVMTQTETVVRQAMEELVRPVLFINKIDRLIKELRLSPNEIMQRIVSIVKDFNGLIDMYAPPEFKDKWKISVDKGQVALGSALAKWGITIPMAAKAGIKFSNIIDAYEKDTVSELSQEFPLHVTXLTMLIEHTPPPNVAQRYRIPKIWKGDLNSELGKALLEADPNGPTVIAVSKVNKDPHAGLIATGRVFSGTIHEGDELFVLGTKVQKRILQTYLYMGPNRVIVPSVTAGNIVALLGVDEARAGDTIVAPQIKDIPPFEKLRYISEPVVTVAIEPKNPNYLAKIVEALRDLVIEDPTLSLKIDEETGQVLLSGVGTLHLEIATWMLKERTKLDFVVSQPLVRFRETVRVKSQVFEGKSPNKHNKLYISVEPLDETTITMVQMGDITEDMDSKERARILRDKAGWDADEARGIWAIDETYVNILIDKTSGIQHLREIKDYIVQGFRWSIGAGPLAQEPVRGVKVILHDATIHEDPAHRGPAQIMPAAKNAMFAAMISAKPTLLEPLLLLEAKTTSENIGPVTSVITRHRGRIIDVAQSEYMVTVKGEIPVIESFNLSDELRSAASGRVFWSLQFSRWAPVPESILTDLVMKVRERKGLPKEMPKVEDYINAL